A region from the Aphis gossypii isolate Hap1 chromosome 1, ASM2018417v2, whole genome shotgun sequence genome encodes:
- the LOC126549292 gene encoding ankyrin-1-like: protein MLECLLAYAESGVPDDLHADGWPRSPLAVAASLGHRPMMDLNWTVIHSACESGNVYMLERLLAYAEPGVLDALHAGGRPRPPLVVAASLGRLPVVDALLARGVDVNTRRDDGETALHAAARGNWPALVDRLLDAGACMDARDAVTGRRPLDVAVHTWGRDVSVTAHLVHADRLAKAVVRHDVDTVAFLLACGVSPNMTTEAYGSPLHVAVRHRRYRMMATILSSDRCRTTVRHHGATPLDYAVAAGDARAVKMITWCEDQRRRKSRHASLTAVPAKRKSQQKNASRRRRTSV from the exons ATGTTGGAGTGCCTGCTGGCGTACGCCGAATCCGGCGTGCCGGACGATCTGCACGCCGATGGCTGGCCGAGATCGCCACTCGCGGTGGCCGCCTCGTTAGGCCACCGGCCGATGATGGATTTGAATTGGACGGTAATCCATTCGGCCTGTGAATCTG GGAACGTTTACATGTTGGAGCGCCTGCTGGCGTACGCCGAGCCCGGCGTGCTGGACGCGTTGCACGCCGGCGGCCGGCCGAGACCGCCGCTCGTGGTGGCCGCCTCGTTGGGCCGCCTGCCGGTGGTGGACGCGCTGCTGGCGCGCGGCGTGGACGTGAACACGCGCCGCGACGACGGCGAGACGGCTCTGCACGCGGCCGCCCGGGGCAACTGGCCGGCGCTGGTGGACCGGCTGTTGGACGCGGGCGCGTGCATGGACGCCCGGGACGCGGTGACCGGCCGCCGTCCGCTGGACGTGGCCGTGCACACGTGGGGCCGGGACGTGTCGGTCACCGCTCATCTGGTGCACGCCGACCGGTTGGCCAAGGCGGTGGTGCGGCACGACGTGGACACCGTCGCGTTCCTGTTGGCGTGCGGCGTGTCGCCGAACATGACCACCGAGGCGTACGGGTCGCCGCTTCACGTGGCCGTCCGGCACCGCCGGTACCGCATGATGGCCACCATACTGTCGTCGGACCGGTGTCGCACCACCGTCCGGCACCACGGCGCCACGCCGCTCGATTACGCCGTGGCCGCGGGCGACGCGCGCGCCGTCAAGATGATCACGTGGTGCGAGGACCAGCGACGCCGGAAGTCCAGACACGCGTCGCTGACGGCCGTTCCGGCGAAACGCAAGTCGCAACAGAAAAACGCGTCGCGGCGCAGACGGACGTCCGTctga
- the LOC114129019 gene encoding glycerol-3-phosphate phosphatase isoform X1 — MTSTCIETLSAEGRRDFYNSFDTVLTDCDGVLWLLNNTIQGATEVMNGFKANDKKVFFVTNNSTKSHTQFLEKFHALGFKAQSNEVVSTSFLAAKYLKANLDPSKQVYVVGSPAIACELDALNIRHFGVGEDYLKTSVPTFVENIKLEPDVGAVLVGFDEHISYPKLFRAASYLKDQNVLFVATNTDESFPVAGTNLVMPGTGSLVCAVKTCAGRDPFVVGKPSSYICNVLTETNKIDPSRTLMIGDRCNTDILLGKRCGFKTLLVLTGVNSLKDVEEWSKSDDPKLLELVPDYYAQSIDSLRATFPVPL, encoded by the coding sequence ATGACGTCCACATGCATTGAAACACTATCCGCCGAAGGCCGCCGAGACTTTTACAACTCGTTCGACACTGTACTCACCGACTGCGATGGTGTATTGTGGCTGCTGAACAACACCATACAGGGCGCCACAGAAGTTATGAATGGCTTCAAGGCGAATGACAAGAAGGTGTTTTTTGTCACTAACAACAGCACTAAATCGCACACACAGTTCTTGGAAAAGTTTCATGCTCTTGGATTCAAAGCTCAATCCAATGAAGTGGTCAGTACCAGTTTCTTGGCCGCAAAATACTTAAAAGCGAATCTTGATCCATCCAAGCAAGTTTATGTAGTTGGATCTCCAGCTATTGCGTGTGAATTAGATGCACTAAATATAAGACACTTTGGTGTTGGTgaggattatttaaaaacttctgTACCCACGTTTGTTGAAAACATAAAGCTTGAACCTGATGTTGGTGCTGTGTTGGTCGGATTTGACGAACATATTAGTTATCCAAAACTATTTAGAGCGGCATCTTACTTGAAGGATCAAAACGTTCTGTTTGTGGCAACTAACACTGATGAGAGTTTTCCAGTAGCTGGTACAAATTTAGTTATGCCTGGCACTGGTAGTTTGGTGTGTGCTGTCAAAACTTGTGCCGGACGAGATCCATTTGTTGTTGGCAAACCGTCAAGCTATATTTGCAATGTTCTAAcagaaactaataaaattgacCCTTCAAGGACATTAATGATTGGTGACCGTTGCAACACTGATATATTGTTGGGTAAACGTTGTGGGTTTAAAACACTGTTAGTATTAACTGGTGTAAATAGTTTGAAAGATGTGGAAGAATGGAGCAAATCTGATGATCCTAAATTACTAGAGTTAGTACCTGATTATTATGCTCAGAGTATTGATAGTTTGAGAGCGACATTTCCAGTgccattgtaa
- the LOC114129020 gene encoding uridine diphosphate glucose pyrophosphatase NUDT14-like, with the protein MKPITDVKVVKTTESAFIRPFSLIFKQGGNEIKWDLIDSHNGVFVIIYNRTRNTLVCVKQFRPGVYYKSIPECDRPKDGYIDTVKYPPSMGLTVEFCAGIVDKNKSLEEIAVEEVREECGYEVKVSDMEKIISCRAALSTAGSIMTFFYTEVTDQMKISEGGGLAHEGEDIEVVEYTIPEIRDIITQSEVLNGSSSFLFGLMWFLTNKIVLNK; encoded by the exons ATGAAGCCCATAACAGATGTCAAAGTTGTTAAAACCACAGAATCAGCATTCATCAGGCCATtttcattgatatttaaacAA GGAGGAAATGAAATTAAGTGGGACTTAATTGATAGTCATAATgg AGTGTTTGTGATCATTTACAACAGGACCAGAAATACATTGGTGTGCGTTAAACAATTTAGACCAG GTGTctactataaaagtataccaGAATGTGATAGACCGAAAGATGGATATATTGACACTGTAAAATATCCACCTAGCATGGGTTTGACTGTAGAATTTTGTGCTGGTATAGTAGACAAAAACAAAAGTCTTGAAGAAATAGCTGTTGAAGAAGTCCGAGAAGAATGTGGTTATGAGGTCAAAGTGTCAGATATGGAAAAAATCATCAGTTGTAG agcTGCCCTAAGTACAGCTGGTTctattatgacatttttttacactGAAGTCACTGATCAAATGAAAATTTCTGAAGGAGGTGGTCTTGCACATGAAGGAGAAGATATCGAAGTGGTTGAATATACTATACCAGAAATTAGAGATATAATTACACAATCAGAAGTTTTAAATGGATCATCTAGTTTTCTTTTTGGCTTAATGTGGTTTTTGaccaataaaattgttttgaataagtaa
- the LOC114129018 gene encoding beclin-1-like protein, whose product MSNPNVNVSFACQRCFTPIRLDSSFNTISEHTIAELSLPIVTCPEVDLESQAKHIDHIIPGFHLNDSSSGNNGFTLLGEGETPTLSHQMKVAANLFDIVSGNSKVNHPLCDECTDVLMDMMEEELQQAEADYTDYSNYLKELSTEEPEDMDALNKELEDLLKEEKKLMSELANLQETENALDSDIKEAEKEKERLIKEEERYWKEYSKHRRDCILIEDKQKSVECQIIYTTSQLAKLRKTNVFNATFHIWHHGHFGTINKLRLGRLPSAPVDWAEINAAWGQVTLLLVSLARYMNLKFEKYRLVPYGNHSYVEVLGEKKTLPLYGQGGIRFVWNTKFDLAMVAFLDCLQQFKEEVEKGNSGFHLPYRMEKGKIEDSATGNTYNIRIQLNSEEGWTKALKFMLTNLKWGLGWVSAKINHEM is encoded by the exons ATGTCCAATCCTAATGTAAACGTTAGTTTTGCTTGCCAGCGGTGTTTCACACCAATTCGGTTGGACAGTTCATTTAACACCATCAGTGAACATACCATCGCTGAATTGTCAC TGCCGATTGTCACTTGCCCAGAAGTTGATCTTGAGTCTCAGGCCAAACACATTGATCACATTATACCTGGTTTCCACTTGAATGATTCTTCTAGTGGAAATAATGGCTTCACTTTGTTGGGTGAAGGGGAGACACCAACTCTTAGCCATCAAATGAAA GTGGCAGCCAACCTTTTCGATATTGTGTCTGGAAATTCAAAGGTAAACCACCCACTGTGTGATGAGTGCACTGATGTATTGATGGATATGATGGAAGAGGAACTTCAACAGGCTGAAGCAGACTATACAGATTACAGCAACTACTTGAAAGA ACTTTCCACTGAAGAACCAGAAGATATGGATGCACTGAACAAAGAATTGGAAGAT TTGTTAAAAGAAGAGAAAAAGTTGATGAGTGAACTAGCAAACTTGCAAGAAACTGAAAATGCATTGGACAGTGATATAAAGGAagcagaaaaagaaaaagaaagatTAATTAAAGAAGAGGAGCGGTATTGGAAAGAATATAGTAAACACCGAAGGGATTGTATTCTCATAGAAGATAAACAAAAAAG TGTCGaatgtcaaataatttataccactTCTCAATTGGCTAAGCTAAggaaaacaaatgtttttaacgCAACCTTTCATATATGGCATCATGGTCATTTTGGGACCATTAACAAATTACGACTGGGTAGATTGCCATCAGCTCCAGTTGATTGGGCTGAAATAAATGCTGCCTGGGGTCAAGTCACGTTGCTTTTAGTCTCATTAGCTagatatatgaatttaaaatttgaaaaatatcgtCTTGTACCTTATGGAAACCATTCTTACGTTgaa gtTTTAGGTGAAAAAAAGACATTGCCACTGTATGGTCAAGGTGGCATACGCTTTGTCTGGAACACAAAATTTGATTTGGCTATGGTGGCATTTTTAGACTGCCTCCAACAGTTTAAAGAAGAAGTTGAGAAAGGTAATTCTGGATTCCATTTACCGTATCGAATGGAAAAAGGAAAAATAGAAGATTCAGCAACTGGCAATACATACAACATCCG AATACAATTGAATTCCGAAGAAGGTTGGACTAAAGCTCTCAAGTTTATGCTTACCAATTTAAAATGGGGCTTAGGGTGGGTATCTGCTAAGATAAACCACGAAATGTGA
- the LOC114129017 gene encoding adhesion G protein-coupled receptor A3: MYASSWLWALWLLLVGVVAAQKSADAVTATSVDVAACPERCVCPKRRVGDKFSKVKCGGLDKPVMYLSEIPLVQLSNFTGVTFLDLSSNVIAALPTNAIPIQTLQKLDLTKNLISIIQDGAFRGTPNLKILTLTDNKLRNISQGMFEGLFSLEQLKINKNMIAQIPGNTFTFLVHLIRLDISDNPLVCDCEISGFLEWVKKKVKLGPKSECHEPTSLKDTSIKNLRLDMLNCVRPKSNTPPAIEIIPNSNLILFEGDSIELLCRAIGTDALEGIILAWNTNSLNTNASIIVTDGNFENTGLIQSNLSIAKLNTNHTGKYECKLNSSSGTRIQSISLTIISNKTKFCGVEESKDNKGTYYWTRTVSDVITVKQCQANEEVEPLARGTVSRHCNLNGIWEVPDTLDCPYTSPTTRIFYTQSKTNVTHKDSSETARQLFNYTRDHFNEIKDNLDISFIADIVDDYLDVIRNEKSLAPIVVDLISLMAELPRELLLAAQKNDKSTSRLVNALETSLEFASPLNSRWTSAIAMEQFIISKENFNGLICIWGRDQDSPTTMNSLMCHVYNNDSLFQNKIIEASIKVPHSLFMSDSKKDLLSNEIKLVFIVYEDGKMFPEPMITAEDNVTLLPTEIKSCILVTKLVGVEMDVVPEPLILTLRQPENYDHYLTMRPSPSWWNPLSGLWDINPNTSCQLSRITGGMLEYTCNRFGYFALTMSPTLVHNILPPPKNITAKKKTKLFAHTSIYIGTFAGSTFLLFSVTLYIVLNSNIQMAKKLKHSLPNTWFAMAMFYLIYCNGIHRIENPRTCQIIGLLIQFFSLAPLFWMTVTIKVLCKRVHKPFLPAGTPSDDGGGMNIPHEDVMVKKPLLGIYMVGWGIPMLLCGMSSAVNLPGYGGHEGDYCFLKPGPAFGFILSVALVVIIGIFFLSLIISCVANDLDSNVQLSEGTQATDLELLDQTNSMVEHNSCRSLTTPSSKVEDPEQSPVVQLRFFNGTLLGYLLTVAMTYFNVAVMHSPTIQLWLGVWFACFNIFQNFLIMWFYIFVRNDVQNAFIELKEHRWGRKKVVDSVRAPSIRTDSFQSVRPKSNSEVVSLQSFRSPQLQLVMMRHQLNAERQIDYYNPHQITVAKRFFKKQRRKQNNLPRRPPLTSPELTDNGAYYCQNGKTNNLRLELKQNGVFSDSAITDHEYVEVDGRTQYQHKYIQPRDYSTEEFVTSQMSGASCEGISDSVTDCGRNISEKETCSSPHVIVSDCSSANPLNHTYETITPKKERWTDANKRKKDLRKSHKASGYTLARTNKSDSDENDETCV, translated from the exons ATGTATGCTAGTTCATGGTTGTGGGCACTGTGGTTGCTGTTGGTCGGTGTGGTTGCAGCTCAAAAGTCTGCTGATGCGGTGACGGCGACGTCTGTGGATGTTGCAGCATGTCCGGAACGGTGCGTCTGTCCGAAAAGACGTGTTGGCGACAAGTTCAGCAAAGTTAAATGTGGCGGGCTTGACAAGCCTGTCATGTATCTCAGTGAGATACCACTGGTTCAGCTGTCTAACTTTACTGGAGTCACATTCTT GGATCTGTCCAGTAATGTGATTGCTGCTCTGCCCACAAACGCCATACCTATTCAAACTTTACAAAAGCT AGATCTgactaaaaatctaatttcaattattcaaGATGGAGCATTTCGCGGAACGccaaatcttaaaatatt GACATTGACTGACAACAAACTCAGAAATATATCTCAAGGCATGTTTGAAGGGCTCTTCTCATTGGAACAATT aaaaataaacaaaaatatgattgcTCAAATACCAGGAAATACATTCACATTTTTGGTTCATCTCATTAGatt AGATATCTCAGATAACCCATTAGTTTGCGATTGTGAAATTTCTGGTTTTCTTGAGTGggtcaaaaaaaaagtaaaattaggACCAAAATCTGAATGCCATGAACCAACTTCCTTGAAAGACAcatctattaaaaatctacGTCTTGATATGTTGAACTGTGTGCGCCCAAAATCAAATACACCACCAGCAATTGAAATTATACCTAACTCAAATCTT ATTCTTTTCGAAGGAGATTCAATAGAGCTATTATGTCGTGCTATTGGTACAGATGCTCTAGAAGGTATTATTTTGGCTTGGAACACAAATTCACTTAATACTAATGCATCAATAATTGTTACTGAtggaaattttgaaaacactGGTTTGATACAAAG TAATTTGTCAATAGCTAAGCTTAATACAAATCATACTGGAAAATATGAGTGTAAATTGAACTCATCCAGTGGAACTCGAATTCAATCAATTTCATTgactattatttcaaataaaactaaattctgTGGAGTTGAAG agagTAAAGACAATAAAGGAACATATTATTGGACTCGTACTGTCTCGGATGTAATAACTGTTAAACAATGTCAAGCAAATGAAGAAGTTGAACCTTTGGCTAGAGGCACAGTCAGTAGACATTGTAATTTAAACGGTATATGGGAAGTACCTGATACTCTAGATTGTCCTTATACAAGTCCAACCACTCGTATTTTTTACACACAATCAAAG acaaatGTTACTCATAAAGATAGCTCAGAAACAGCTaggcaattatttaattacacaaGAGatcattttaatgaaattaaagataatcttgatattagttttattgcaGATATTGTAGATGACTATTTGGATGTAATACGCAATGAAAAAtcg ttaGCCCCAATTGTAGTAGATTTAATAAGTTTGATGGCTGAGCTACCCagagaattattattagctgctcaaaaaaatgataaatccaCCTCCAGACTTGTGAATGCTTTAGAAACTTCTTTAGAATTTGCTTCACCATTAAATTCTCGATgg acATCAGCTATAGCAAtggaacaatttattatttcaaaggaAAATTTCAATGGTCTAATATGTATTTGGGGTCGAGATCAAGATTCTCCTACTACAATGAATTCATTGATGTGCCATGTTTATAACAATGATAgtctttttcaaaataaa ATTATTGAGGCGTCAATTAAAGTACCACATTCATTGTTTATGAGTGACTCAAAAAAGGATTTGCttagtaatgaaataaaattagtattcatAGTGTATGAAGATGGGAAAATGTTTCCTGAGCCAATGATAACAGCTGAAGACAATGTTACTTTACTGCCTACAGAAATTAAATCCTGCATATTAGTAACAAAACTAGTTGGTGTTGAAATGGATGTTGTACCAGAACCACTAATCTTAACATTACGTCAACCTGAAAATTATGATCATTATTTAACTATGAGACCTAGCCCATCGTGGTGGAATCCTTTATCGGGTTTGTGGGATATAAATCCAAACACCAGTTGTCAGCTGTCACGCATTACTGGTGGCATGTTGGAGTACACATGTAATAGATTTGGTTATTTTGCATTGACCATGAGTCCAAcattggtacataatattcttcCTCCtccaaaaaatat tactgctaaaaaaaaaactaaattatttgcaCATACATCAATTTATATCGGCACTTTTGCGGGAAGtacatttcttttattttcagtCACTCTCTACATAGTACTCAATAGCAACATACAAATggctaaaaaattgaaacactCTCTTCCCAATACTTGGTTTGCAATggctatgttttatttaatctattg taATGGTATTCATCGCATTGAAAATCCTAGAACTTGCCAAATAATAGGATTGCTGATTCAATTTTTCAGTTTAGCTCCATTGTTTTGGATGACAGTGACTATTAa AGTTTTGTGTAAACGTGTACATAAGCCATTCCTTCCAGCTGGCACACCATCTGACGATGGTGGTGGTATGAATATTCCACATGAAGATGTTATGGTTAAAAAGCCATTACTGGGTATCTACATGGTTGGCTGGGGCATACCAATGTTATTGTGTGGAATGTCAAGTGCTGTCAATTTGCCTGGTTATGGAGGTCACGAAGGAGATTATTGTTTCTTAAAACCGGGTCCTGCTTTTGGTTTTATTCTTAGTGTAGCTTTAGTGGTTATTATCGGTATCTTCTTTCtcagtttaattatttcctGTGTTGCCAACGATCTCGACTCCAACGTACAACTTTCAGAAGGTACACAAGCCACTGACTTGGAACTATTAGATCAGACAAATAGCATGGTAGAACACAACAGTTGTCGCAGTCTCACAACTCCATCAAGCAAAGTAGAAGATCCTGAACAGTCTCCGGTTGTCCAACTGCGATTTTTTAATGGAACTCTATTAGGATATTTGTTGACAGTTGCAAtgacttattttaatgtagcAGTCATGCACAGTCCAACAATACAACTATGGTTGGGTGTATGGTTTGCttgtttcaatatatttcaaaactttttgataATGTGGTTTTACATATTTGTACGAAATGATGTCCAGAACGCATTTATAGAACTCAAAGAACATCGATGGGGAAGAAAAAAAGTTGTAGATTCAGTCCGTGCTCCATCTATTAGAACTGATAGTTTTCAATCGGTGAGACCAAAGTCTAATAGTGAAGTGGTATCTCTACAATCCTTTAGATCACCTCAGTTACAACTTGTAATGATGAGACATCAATTAAATGCTGAACgtcaaattgattattataatccaCATCAAATAACTGTAGCAAAACGATTTTTCAAAAAGCAGCggagaaaacaaaataatttacctcgACGCCCGCCACTGACTTCGCCAGAACTAACAGACAATGGTGCTTACTATTGTCAAAATGGTAAAACCAATAATCTACGGTtagaattaaaacaaaatggtGTGTTCTCAGACAGTGCCATTACTGATCATGAGTATGTTGAAGTAGATGGCCGTACACAAtatcaacataaatatatacaaccaAGAGATTACTCTACTGAAGAATTTGTAACCAGCCAAATGAGTGGTGCTAGTTGTGAAGGTATATCAGACAGTGTCACCGATTGTGGACGGAACATAAGCGAAAAAGAAACTTGCAGCAGTCCACATGTGATAGTGTCTGACTGTTCTAGTGCGAATCCATTGAATCACACATATGAAACAATTACTCCAAAAAAAGAGAGATGGACAGATgctaacaaaagaaaaaaggaCTTAAGAAAATCTCATAAGGCATCTGGCTATACACTTGCCAGAACTAATAAATCGGATAGCGACGAAAATGATGAGACTTgtgtttag